DNA sequence from the Candidatus Methylomirabilota bacterium genome:
TCCGTGCCCCGCGGACAGGTGGAGGCCGGGCGGGCCACCGGACTCGGCTACCGGGCCGTGATGGGCGACATCGTGCTCCCGCAGGCCTTGCGCAACATGCTCCCCTCGCTGGTGACCCAGTTCATCATTCTCGTCAAGGACACGTCGCTGGCCTCGATCGTCGGCTACATGGACCTCACCAAGGCCGCTCAAACCGTCAACCAGCGCGAGATTCGGCCGTTCGAGCTCTACCTCTTCATCGCGCTCGTCTACTGGATCCTGACCTTCGGGATGTCGCGCCTGAGCCGTGCGCTGGAGCGCCGGCTGCGCCCCGACCAGCCCGTGCGAGCCCTGGCCACGGACCGGATCGCCGGTCCGGCGCGCCCCCCGGGCGGCCGCGAAACTTGACACGGCTTCGAGCGCGGTGCTACGGTGCCGGCCAGGAGAAGGATGGGGCGCATGCGAACGTCTGACAGCACGCGATGGCGACGCGGCGTCGTCCCGACGGGGCTGGCGCTTCTGGCGCTCACCGGGTGCGCGGGCTCGGACGCCCTCCGGCGGATCGGCGAAGAGTCCCGGATGACCCAGCTGCAGGTCGCGGAGCTGACCCGCGCGACGGTGGAGCTGCGCAAGGACGTGTCCGACCTCCGGGTCGAGATCCAGGCGGCGCGCCAGGAATTCCAGGCCGCGCTCCGGGATCAGGACGGGCGCCAGG
Encoded proteins:
- a CDS encoding amino acid ABC transporter permease, which translates into the protein MSFDFGVIAGNWRFLLLQGLLGIGAFGGGTLALALPAIVLGFGVGILVALARLSRFQVLYYPASLYVQVIRGVPLVMVIFWFWFFIPIALGIALSQYGVALIAFVVFEAAYLGEIIRAGIQSVPRGQVEAGRATGLGYRAVMGDIVLPQALRNMLPSLVTQFIILVKDTSLASIVGYMDLTKAAQTVNQREIRPFELYLFIALVYWILTFGMSRLSRALERRLRPDQPVRALATDRIAGPARPPGGRET